The genomic window AAGACGCTCCGGGCCCTGGGCGCCACCGGCCTGCGGGGCGGCGCCTTCAAGCCCAGGACCAGCCCGTACAGCTTCCAGGGCCACAAGGAGGACGGCCTGAAGATGCTGGCCGCCGCCCGCGCCGAGACCGGCCTGGCGATCGTCACCGAGGTCATGGCCCCCGAGCACGTGCCGATGGTCGCGGAGTACGCCGACGTGCTCCAGATCGGCGCGCGGAACATGCAGAACTACCAGCTCCTCCAGGCGGTCGGCGACTCGGGCAAGCCGGCGCTGCTGAAGCGGGGCATGAGCGCGACGGTCGAGGAGTTCCTCCTGGCCGCCGAGTACATCCTCGACCGCGGCAATCCCAACGTCATGCTCTGCGAGCGCGGGATCCGGACCTTCGAGGACCACACCCGGTTCACCCTCCCGCTGGCCACCGTGCCCTACCTGAACGAGAAGAGCCACCTGCCGGTCGTCGTCGACCCGTCGCACGGCACGGGCAAGTCGAGGCTGGTCGCCCCGATGGCCCGCGCGGCCGTCGCCGCCGGCGCCGACGCCCTGATCCTCGAGGTCCACGACGACCCCGAGCACGCCATGAGCGACGGCGCCCAGTCGATCACCCCCGCGACCTTCAGCCAGCTCGTCGAGCAGTGCCGCCGCGTCGCCGCGGCCGTGGATCGGTCGGTCTGACCCGGAGGGATCGGATCGGCTCCTCCCCCGCACAAACGGGTCGCTGGCACGAGCTCCGACACTCGAATACGCCCTGTATTCGCTCCAGTTAGGAGCCTCGTCGCCCCATCCCGAGGCCGGCGGTCATACCTGTCCCCTCCCCCCACCGTGGGGGAGGGCTAGGGAGAGGGGGCAACCGCCTCCGACATGCGAAGAAGCCTCGGGATGGTCCGTGCGGGCCCGCTCCTGTTCACCGGCTCGCGAGACATCCGAGGGCCTTTCGGACCCCCTCTCCCTAGCCCTCCCCCACGGTGGGGGGAGGGGACCGGAATGGTCCCTCGCCTCGATCTGTGGGTGAAGCAAAGCCCGCCGTGGGGGGAGGGGACCAGAGTGTCGCGTCCCCACTCGTGGGCGGTGACGAGCCTCGAGGGGGAGCCAGTTCGCGCTCCTACCCTCGGCGAGCCGGGGCAGGAGGAGAGCCTGGGCTCCACGGCGTTGGGCCGGCGCGACAGGCACGGCCGCAGGCCTCGATCGCGACCCTCGCCCCGCCCCCACCTCCGCGCCTCCCCGCCCGCGCCTCTCCGACGGGCGCGGCGCAACCCCCATGTCGCCCTCGGATTCACGCGGGTCAAAACGTTCGGCATTTGATTTGCTTATGCGAGTGGCGAGGCACGCGAGGCCTCGACGCCGCGGCGGCTTGCCACGACCCGACACCCCCACCCGATCCGAGGACACCATGACCCAGTCGAAGAAGCGGAAGAGCACGCTCGAGCGGGTGACCGAGCCCGTCGCCGAGGTCGCCGGCGCGATCGGCCACGCGATCGCGGAGGGGGCGGAGGCCGCCCGCGAGGCCGGGGCCAAGGCCGTCCGCGCCGTGACCGGCGGCTCGAAGCCCAAGGCGAAGGCGACGGCGACGGCGAAGAAGTCCGCGGGGCCCAAGGCCTCCTCGACGGCCGCGGGCTCGGGCGGGGCCGCGAAGGCGTCCCGGACGAAGGCGAGCCCCAAGGCGTCCGCCGGGCCCAAGGCCTCGCCGTCCGGCTCGGCGGCGAAGGCCGGCCCCAAGGCGGCGAAGGCCGGCCCCAAGGCGCCGAAGGCCAAGATGCCGGCCGTGAAGGCGAAGGCCGCGAAGGCCCCCGCCTCCAGGTCGTCGTCGACGGCCAAGGTGAAGGCCAAGGCGGCGCCCAAGAAGACGAGCAAGTCGTGACCGAGGTCGGGCCCGAGGGCCGGGCCGAGGGCGAGGAGGCGACGCCCGTGGCCGAACGCGACCTGAAGACGGCGGCCGGCGAGGCCGCGGAGCTGGCCGGCCTGATCGCCAGGGACGCCGGACGCCTCCTCGATCAGCACGGCCGCCTCATCCGGGGCGAGATCCGCCGCGGCGTCCGCTCGGCCGTGCCGGGCGTCGCCATGGTGGGCGCGGGGGCCGGCCTCGCCGCGGTCGGCGGCGGCCTCGGCGCGCTCATGGTCGTTCACGCGTTGAATCGATTCACGCGCATCCCGCTCTGGGGATGCTATGCTCTGGTTGGCGGCGCGGCGGCGACCGCCGGGGCCGGCCTGATGGCCGGGGGGGCGAGGCGGATCGGCGCCATCGACCTCGTGCCCAGGCGGACCCTCGGCGCCCTGAAGGAGGACGTCTCGTGGATCAAGAGCCGGTTGATCCAGCCTCCGAGCTGAGCGCCGACCGGGGCGCGGCCCCCGATCGCGTGCCCGGTCCGGATCCCGATCCCGAGGACCTCCGCGCCTCGATGATCGAGACCCGCGAGTCGCTCGCCCGCCACCTCCACGCGCTCCGGGACCTGTTGCTCCATCCGTTCGACGCCACCCGAAAGACCGAGGAATCCCCCATGGCCGCCGCCAAGAAGAGCCACGCGAAACCCGCCGCCGAGGCCAAGCCCAAGCCCGCCTCCAAGCCCGCCAAGAACGGCAAGGTCGAGGCGAAGGCCGGGATCAAGGCCGGCACCAAGGCCGCCGCGAAGCCCGCCACGAAGGCCGTCACCCAGGCCAAGGCCGACGCCAAGTCGAAGCCCGCCCCCGCGCCCGCCGCCCTCAAGGGGAAGACGGCCGGCAAGGCCCACGAGAGGAACGGCAAGGCCGCCTCCAAGCCCAAGGCCCCGGCCCGCAAGCCGAAGGCCCCCGGCAAGGTCAAGACGCTGATCGCGAAGACCGGCGAGGCCCTCGACCCGGTCGTCGCCGGGGCGCTCGTCGGCGCCATCACCGGCGCCGCCCGCGAGCTCTCGGCCGAGCCCACCGCCATCCCGCCCGCCGCCGGCCAGCCCCAGGCCCTCGTCGGCTCCGCCGAGGGGCCGAGCACCGGCGAGGTCCTGGGCGACGCGGCATCCGGCGCCGCCATGGGTGCCCTCAGCGGCGTCGCCCGCGCCGTCGCCGGGGAGGCCTCCGAGGTCGCCGAGTCCTCGTCCGCCAAGACCAAGGTCAAGGCCCCCAAGGCGAAGGCCGCGGTGAAGCCGAAGGCCAAGTCGAAGTCGAAGTGAGCCGGCCGGGGCCCGAATCGACGGCCCCCGGCATCCCCGCGTCA from Aquisphaera giovannonii includes these protein-coding regions:
- the aroF gene encoding 3-deoxy-7-phosphoheptulonate synthase, whose amino-acid sequence is MIVVMKPDATMTQIEHMAEHITGLGLTPQVIHGKHQTVIAALGEERQGLLEALEPGEGVEKVLPIMAPYKRASSELKKERTVVSTRDLVVGGGRIAMIAGPCSVESEEQIVSIAKTLRALGATGLRGGAFKPRTSPYSFQGHKEDGLKMLAAARAETGLAIVTEVMAPEHVPMVAEYADVLQIGARNMQNYQLLQAVGDSGKPALLKRGMSATVEEFLLAAEYILDRGNPNVMLCERGIRTFEDHTRFTLPLATVPYLNEKSHLPVVVDPSHGTGKSRLVAPMARAAVAAGADALILEVHDDPEHAMSDGAQSITPATFSQLVEQCRRVAAAVDRSV
- a CDS encoding phage holin family protein, giving the protein MTEVGPEGRAEGEEATPVAERDLKTAAGEAAELAGLIARDAGRLLDQHGRLIRGEIRRGVRSAVPGVAMVGAGAGLAAVGGGLGALMVVHALNRFTRIPLWGCYALVGGAAATAGAGLMAGGARRIGAIDLVPRRTLGALKEDVSWIKSRLIQPPS